The Armatimonadota bacterium genome includes a region encoding these proteins:
- a CDS encoding mannose-1-phosphate guanylyltransferase produces MYAAIIAGGSGTRLWPSSRQDKPKQFHKLYGDNTLLQETVRRLDPLVEKDNVYVIAGRSHENIVKEQLPWLAEGRYVGEPMGKNTAPAIGVIATLISRKDPNAVILVTPADHIITKEKHFRRLLEVAEQVASEGPNVVTIGIKPTSPATGYGYIQMAESKRTIDDVDVHPAMSFKEKPDLKTAEEYVSSWHYVWNSGMFIWSAKTIMDLYRDHAPDIYKLLIRYDGAIGTPDESKVFDEIYDAFPSISVDYAILEHAPNITVIPASIGWSDLGSWTSLYEITDKDEDGNAVVGDHVGVDTHNCLIHSERLIATVGLDNMVIVDTGDAVLILPSGRSQDIKALLDELKKQGKTKYL; encoded by the coding sequence ATGTACGCTGCAATAATAGCAGGCGGATCGGGCACGAGGTTGTGGCCGAGTTCGCGTCAGGATAAACCCAAACAATTTCACAAGCTTTATGGTGACAATACTCTTCTGCAGGAGACCGTCAGGCGCCTGGACCCGCTCGTAGAAAAAGACAATGTCTACGTAATCGCAGGCAGATCGCATGAGAATATCGTCAAGGAACAGTTGCCGTGGCTTGCCGAGGGCAGATATGTCGGGGAGCCTATGGGTAAGAACACCGCCCCTGCAATAGGCGTAATCGCAACGCTCATCAGCCGCAAGGACCCTAACGCGGTAATACTGGTCACTCCTGCCGACCACATTATTACCAAGGAGAAGCATTTCCGAAGACTGCTTGAAGTGGCAGAGCAGGTGGCATCCGAAGGGCCGAACGTGGTCACAATAGGGATCAAGCCGACTTCCCCTGCGACCGGCTACGGCTATATCCAGATGGCCGAGTCAAAACGAACTATCGATGATGTGGATGTACACCCGGCAATGAGCTTCAAGGAGAAGCCGGATCTAAAGACGGCGGAAGAATATGTGTCGAGCTGGCACTATGTCTGGAACAGCGGTATGTTCATATGGTCAGCAAAGACCATTATGGACCTCTATCGAGACCATGCCCCTGATATCTACAAGCTGCTGATCCGCTATGACGGCGCTATTGGCACACCCGACGAATCCAAAGTCTTCGATGAGATATATGACGCATTTCCGAGCATCTCAGTCGACTATGCCATACTCGAACATGCGCCCAATATCACCGTCATACCTGCCTCCATAGGCTGGAGCGATCTGGGGAGTTGGACATCTCTTTATGAGATCACGGACAAGGACGAGGACGGCAATGCAGTAGTAGGCGATCATGTAGGTGTGGATACACACAATTGCCTGATCCATTCAGAGCGCCTGATTGCGACAGTGGGGCTGGACAATATGGTGATTGTAGATACGGGTGATGCCGTGCTTATCCTTCCCAGCGGCCGTTCTCAAGATATCAAGGCCCTGCTCGACGAGCTCAAGAAACAGGGCAAAACAAAGTATTTGTGA
- a CDS encoding GNAT family N-acetyltransferase: MSLIIRECEPADLHALQHLYEQLMDDGTSYDELCRGFETMQKCADCAVYVAADDGNVVGTFVLYLLPNMTHHGRMAAVLENIVVDSAYRRKGVGRAMLEYARELAVQNGCYKLSLTSNAARTGAHCFYEECGMIRHGISFRYVL, translated from the coding sequence ATGAGCCTGATTATAAGAGAATGTGAGCCTGCTGATCTGCATGCTTTGCAGCATTTGTATGAGCAGTTGATGGATGACGGCACTTCATATGATGAACTGTGCCGCGGTTTTGAGACAATGCAAAAGTGTGCTGATTGCGCGGTATATGTGGCAGCGGATGACGGCAACGTAGTCGGCACTTTCGTGCTCTATCTTCTTCCTAATATGACCCATCACGGACGTATGGCGGCAGTGCTTGAGAATATCGTTGTCGACAGCGCATATCGGAGAAAGGGCGTTGGACGTGCCATGCTTGAGTATGCCAGGGAGCTTGCCGTCCAGAATGGCTGCTACAAGCTCTCTCTCACATCAAATGCAGCCCGGACAGGCGCACATTGTTTTTATGAAGAGTGTGGTATGATCAGGCACGGCATCAGTTTTCGCTACGTGCTGTAG
- the queG gene encoding tRNA epoxyqueuosine(34) reductase QueG — MRKSVSGLGLAALGVASAIDEVHTSFAWAKSVVTTAICYMPPERTVSDDGPRGLVARIARGADYHDVLRTKLAYLVDQIKTEHPAAQTQICVDTSPLPERKLALLSGIASRAKNANVFVEGCGSYAALGEIVTDITLPTTEPCETDLCDSCNECMRACPMKAIIAPGVIDRGRCLSAVTQSGGIIPVEIRKAMGNSIYGCDRCQEVCPHNAGVKASAPEFAEDMFPRANPELIPLISMSSRDFRERVKRSSIGWIGRTRIRRNAIIAAGNLGCEESISALEKVLDGESAILREYAKWSLQKIAGSGSGNPDPE, encoded by the coding sequence TTGCGCAAATCGGTAAGCGGGCTTGGACTGGCGGCTTTGGGAGTGGCTTCGGCAATTGATGAGGTACATACATCTTTTGCATGGGCCAAGTCGGTTGTGACTACTGCTATATGCTATATGCCGCCGGAGAGGACTGTTTCAGACGATGGTCCTCGCGGGTTGGTGGCACGGATCGCTCGAGGTGCGGACTACCATGATGTCCTGCGAACCAAGCTTGCATATCTGGTCGATCAAATAAAGACTGAACATCCCGCTGCACAAACACAAATATGCGTTGACACATCTCCACTGCCGGAAAGAAAGCTGGCATTACTAAGTGGAATAGCCAGCCGGGCTAAGAATGCAAATGTGTTTGTCGAGGGCTGTGGCTCTTACGCCGCACTTGGTGAGATAGTGACCGATATCACGCTGCCCACAACTGAGCCCTGCGAGACCGACCTCTGCGATTCATGTAATGAGTGCATGCGCGCATGTCCTATGAAAGCGATAATTGCGCCGGGTGTGATTGACAGAGGCAGGTGTCTGTCGGCGGTCACTCAGTCGGGCGGGATAATACCGGTCGAGATCAGGAAGGCTATGGGCAACAGTATCTACGGATGCGACAGATGTCAGGAGGTCTGCCCGCATAATGCAGGTGTTAAGGCATCTGCCCCTGAATTCGCTGAAGATATGTTTCCTAGAGCTAATCCTGAGCTGATTCCGCTAATCAGCATGAGTTCAAGAGACTTCCGAGAGAGAGTGAAGAGATCATCAATAGGCTGGATCGGGCGCACTCGGATCAGGCGTAATGCTATAATCGCCGCAGGAAATCTTGGATGCGAAGAGTCTATATCGGCTCTGGAAAAAGTCTTGGATGGCGAGAGCGCAATCCTGCGTGAATATGCGAAGTGGTCACTGCAAAAGATTGCCGGGTCAGGATCCGGAAATCCTGACCCCGAATGA
- a CDS encoding sensor histidine kinase: MRKTRQSPEVVALKVIWPALLFAVVWLQFAETRRHLPVDSRYGYILLGLIAAMMIYRAKIALARPNARVLRYMPILDAVLLALTIRCTGGVKSELWLFYYFMLIAGAMDPRIGTIELIAPLVLISYIGATIPRFSAWDWQIIEIVGIRLLFLFLASLLTRQISIARGRLSDEISSLNEQLTLSQERNRIAREIHDGVGHSLVNCILTLELCERLVRKDPEEAGKIISQEMEDLRSALDEMRDYVHHLRPAEIENEPLSKLIRKYITRFADRTGLTANIKEAGSIDLAPSSRLVLLRIIQEALTNSVKHSDATRVDVNLARTGDGGVHCVISDDGCGFDEKAVLDDPASRQGFGLRTMKDRAASVRGDVQIESEPGEGTRISVYVPG; this comes from the coding sequence ATGCGCAAAACAAGACAAAGCCCGGAGGTCGTGGCGCTCAAGGTAATCTGGCCGGCCCTGCTCTTTGCAGTGGTATGGCTGCAGTTTGCCGAAACTCGCCGACATCTGCCCGTAGACAGCCGATATGGCTATATCCTCCTGGGACTGATCGCAGCAATGATGATCTACCGCGCCAAGATCGCTCTGGCGCGTCCCAATGCTCGCGTGCTCCGATACATGCCCATATTAGACGCAGTTCTTCTCGCCCTCACGATTCGATGCACCGGAGGGGTCAAGAGCGAGTTATGGCTCTTTTACTATTTCATGCTTATCGCCGGAGCTATGGACCCGCGCATCGGCACTATCGAGCTTATCGCTCCACTTGTTTTGATCTCATATATAGGCGCTACCATCCCTCGATTCAGCGCCTGGGATTGGCAGATAATCGAGATTGTAGGCATCAGGCTTCTGTTCTTGTTTTTGGCTAGCCTGCTCACCAGACAGATATCTATAGCCAGGGGCAGGCTATCGGATGAGATATCCAGCCTCAACGAACAGCTCACACTTTCGCAGGAGCGAAACCGTATCGCGCGTGAGATTCACGACGGTGTCGGCCATTCTCTAGTCAACTGCATTCTGACACTGGAACTGTGCGAGAGACTGGTCCGCAAGGACCCCGAGGAGGCCGGCAAGATTATTTCTCAAGAGATGGAGGACCTGCGCTCAGCGCTGGATGAGATGCGCGATTACGTTCATCATCTGCGCCCCGCTGAGATAGAAAACGAGCCTCTGAGCAAGCTCATTCGGAAGTATATAACCCGTTTTGCCGACCGCACAGGTCTTACGGCCAACATAAAAGAAGCAGGCAGTATAGACCTTGCGCCATCGTCTCGGCTGGTGCTCTTGCGGATCATACAGGAGGCTCTCACCAACTCGGTCAAGCATTCAGACGCTACACGGGTGGATGTAAACCTGGCGCGGACGGGCGATGGCGGGGTTCACTGCGTAATTTCAGATGACGGCTGCGGTTTCGATGAGAAAGCAGTGCTGGATGACCCGGCAAGCCGCCAGGGTTTTGGCCTGAGGACCATGAAAGACCGCGCAGCGAGTGTGCGCGGCGACGTCCAGATAGAATCCGAACCAGGCGAGGGGACGCGCATCAGCGTATACGTGCCGGGATAG